One Pleurocapsa sp. PCC 7327 DNA segment encodes these proteins:
- the aceB gene encoding malate synthase A: protein MTFTAPVQKDNQIVNGVNLLGKVSAEYAEILTKEALEFIAMLQRRFGAEREQLLKLREYAQQQFDAGILPDFPAETEAIRNGDWKIAPIPQDLLDRRVEITGPTDRKMVINALNSGANAFMADFEDSNSPTWDNMVSGQINLRDAVNRTIGFTDSKTGKEYKLNEKTAVLIVRPRGWHLLESHVLVDGRPMSGSLFDFGLYFFHNACKLIENGTGPYFYLPKLENRYEAALWNQVFVAAQEALGLPIGTIKATVLLETILASFEMDEILYELRDHIVGLNCGRWDYIFSFIKKFRNRPDFVLPDRNEVTMTCHFMRSYSRLVIKTCHRRGAFAMGGMAAQIPIKNDPAANEAAFAKVRADKEREVGDGHDGTWVAHPALVPIAREVFDRQMTGPNQLSVLLNDITITAEDLLAIPRGKITEGGLRNNIRVGILYLTAWLAGNGCVPLYNLMEDAATAEICRAQVWQWLRHQAKLEDGRTVDRALFQTILEEEIAALRREIADRSSWTATFDRATELFTELVTSERFEEFLTLPAYRHLVTFSN from the coding sequence ATGACATTTACCGCTCCCGTACAGAAAGATAATCAAATAGTCAATGGAGTAAATCTTCTCGGCAAAGTATCGGCAGAATATGCTGAAATTTTGACAAAAGAGGCGCTAGAGTTTATCGCTATGTTGCAACGCCGTTTTGGTGCCGAACGCGAGCAATTGCTCAAACTTAGAGAATATGCTCAGCAGCAATTTGATGCTGGCATACTGCCGGACTTTCCCGCCGAAACCGAAGCGATCCGCAACGGCGACTGGAAAATTGCGCCAATTCCCCAAGATTTACTAGACCGTCGCGTTGAAATCACCGGACCGACCGATCGCAAGATGGTCATTAATGCCCTCAACTCAGGGGCTAATGCCTTTATGGCTGATTTCGAGGATTCCAACAGTCCGACCTGGGACAATATGGTATCCGGGCAAATTAATTTGCGCGATGCCGTCAACCGAACCATTGGCTTTACCGATTCTAAAACTGGAAAAGAATACAAGCTCAACGAAAAAACTGCCGTTTTGATCGTTCGACCCCGTGGCTGGCATCTGCTAGAATCACACGTTCTAGTAGACGGTCGTCCCATGTCGGGTTCGCTATTCGACTTTGGGCTTTATTTCTTTCACAATGCCTGCAAGCTAATCGAAAACGGCACTGGTCCCTATTTTTACCTGCCCAAGCTGGAAAATAGGTACGAAGCGGCTTTGTGGAACCAAGTTTTTGTAGCGGCTCAGGAAGCGCTTGGATTGCCGATTGGGACTATCAAGGCGACTGTCCTCCTTGAAACCATTCTCGCTTCTTTTGAGATGGACGAAATTCTATACGAACTGCGCGATCATATCGTCGGTCTCAATTGCGGTCGCTGGGACTACATTTTCAGCTTTATCAAAAAGTTTCGCAATCGCCCCGATTTCGTCTTGCCCGATCGCAATGAAGTGACCATGACGTGTCATTTCATGCGCTCTTACAGCCGACTGGTAATCAAAACCTGCCATCGTCGCGGTGCTTTTGCCATGGGCGGAATGGCAGCTCAGATCCCGATCAAAAACGACCCCGCAGCTAACGAAGCTGCCTTTGCCAAGGTACGCGCCGATAAAGAGCGGGAAGTCGGCGACGGTCACGACGGCACGTGGGTAGCACACCCCGCGCTCGTTCCCATCGCACGCGAGGTGTTTGACAGACAAATGACGGGTCCAAATCAACTGTCTGTTCTCCTGAATGATATCACCATTACGGCAGAGGATCTGCTCGCCATCCCAAGGGGGAAAATTACTGAAGGCGGTCTTCGCAATAACATTCGCGTCGGGATTTTATACCTAACGGCTTGGCTGGCTGGAAATGGTTGTGTGCCTCTGTATAACCTGATGGAAGACGCAGCTACGGCTGAAATCTGTCGCGCCCAGGTTTGGCAATGGCTGCGCCACCAGGCAAAATTAGAGGACGGTCGCACTGTCGATCGCGCCCTCTTCCAAACCATTTTGGAAGAAGAAATTGCGGCACTGCGTCGAGAAATTGCCGATCGCAGCAGTTGGACGGCTACTTTCGATCGCGCCACAGAGCTTTTCACAGAGCTGGTAACTTCCGAGCGCTTTGAAGAGTTCTTAACGCTACCTGCCTATCGGCACCTCGTTACTTTTTCTAACTAG
- a CDS encoding ribbon-helix-helix domain-containing protein — translation MTKSPLVSIRIPPETLERIDLLAQKLYPSRRAGRNPNRSQVILDAIEQFLVQHEMQLQSSDDRAPDIIDERINTALQRYQRHLERQIKDYIDNKFLAYTYNLKRQLIPAKKQ, via the coding sequence ATGACAAAATCCCCCTTAGTATCTATCCGCATTCCACCCGAAACATTGGAACGCATCGATTTGCTGGCACAGAAATTGTATCCATCGCGTCGAGCAGGAAGAAACCCTAATCGCTCTCAAGTGATTTTGGATGCGATCGAGCAATTTTTAGTACAACACGAGATGCAATTGCAGTCTAGCGACGATCGCGCGCCAGACATTATCGACGAAAGAATCAATACGGCACTTCAACGCTATCAAAGACACTTAGAACGGCAAATTAAAGACTATATTGACAACAAATTTTTAGCCTACACCTACAATTTGAAACGACAGCTCATCCCGGCTAAAAAACAGTAG
- the phaE gene encoding class III poly(R)-hydroxyalkanoic acid synthase subunit PhaE, translated as MVETTNHWSEMTNDLVRAWADTGTQMWKSWFNLMGLAPTAETVADAKPAFKYVAQRFVDNQDLFVRFLRLSYKAWTDIFPKVESGEDWQQTLSKYTEQIRQQFDQFFTGTLRVSQDTAQLWQLYLKETQKFNQLWASALLSSSGLISKTVTGTSTPWIELNNLYWNLLYEETFGSLMQSPILGPTREFNGKLVRAFDAWTDLYQATINYQIVLANVQIRSFEQLMRELVSLAEKGKTVKNWREFQDIWSQVADDVFAQAFCDEENLKIRGKFLNSLNTYRLQQQELLELWMKLAGMPVRSEVDEMHKNIYELRKEVKNLKKTLARYEASDRENQEVLKELKALKQTLLAYESSEPPTQPQAQD; from the coding sequence ATGGTAGAAACAACGAATCACTGGAGTGAGATGACCAACGATCTCGTTCGAGCTTGGGCTGATACGGGAACTCAAATGTGGAAAAGCTGGTTTAACTTGATGGGACTAGCACCAACTGCTGAGACGGTTGCCGATGCCAAACCGGCATTCAAGTACGTTGCCCAGCGATTTGTAGATAATCAAGACCTGTTTGTGCGCTTTCTCAGATTATCCTATAAAGCCTGGACGGATATTTTTCCCAAGGTAGAATCGGGCGAAGACTGGCAACAGACATTGAGCAAATACACCGAGCAGATTCGCCAGCAGTTTGACCAGTTTTTCACGGGAACGCTTAGAGTGAGTCAAGATACAGCCCAGTTGTGGCAGCTATACTTAAAAGAAACGCAGAAATTTAACCAGCTTTGGGCATCTGCTCTCCTGTCGTCCTCTGGATTGATTAGTAAGACGGTCACGGGAACCAGCACGCCTTGGATCGAGCTAAATAACCTCTACTGGAACTTACTGTACGAAGAAACCTTTGGCAGCTTGATGCAAAGCCCCATCCTCGGACCGACTCGCGAGTTCAATGGTAAGTTGGTACGAGCTTTCGATGCCTGGACAGATCTTTATCAGGCGACCATCAATTATCAAATCGTGCTAGCCAACGTCCAAATTCGTTCTTTTGAACAGTTGATGCGGGAGTTGGTTTCTTTAGCCGAAAAGGGCAAAACAGTGAAAAACTGGCGAGAGTTTCAGGATATTTGGAGCCAGGTTGCCGACGACGTTTTTGCCCAGGCGTTCTGCGATGAAGAGAACCTCAAGATTCGGGGTAAGTTCCTCAACTCCCTTAATACCTATAGGCTCCAACAGCAAGAGCTGTTAGAATTGTGGATGAAACTAGCGGGAATGCCCGTGCGCAGCGAAGTAGACGAGATGCATAAGAATATTTACGAGCTGCGTAAAGAGGTCAAGAACCTGAAAAAAACTTTGGCGAGGTATGAGGCGAGCGATCGCGAAAACCAAGAAGTGCTCAAGGAACTCAAGGCTCTCAAACAAACCCTACTTGCCTATGAGAGTAGCGAGCCACCAACCCAGCCACAAGCCCAAGATTAA
- a CDS encoding class III poly(R)-hydroxyalkanoic acid synthase subunit PhaC: protein MLPFLTQIRLEDVSHEYTELTKKVLQGIENLSRLREEDIEIGATPKEAVYKEDKVILYRFKPMVEQPLSIPLLIVYALVNRPYMVDLQEDRSLVANLLKLGLDVYLIDWGYPSRADRWLTLDDYINGYINNCVDFIREKHGLEKINLLGICQGGAFSLCYSSLYPEKVKNLIVMVAPVDFNMPNTLLNMRGGCTLGAEALDVDLMVKSLGNIPGDFLNLEFLMLKPQQLGIQKYLDFPEVMTSEDKLLNFMRMEKWIFDSPDQAGEAYRQFMKDFYQENKLIKGEVMLGDKRVDLKNVRMPVLNLYAEKDHLVDPESSKALEKYVGTDDYTVRSFPVGHIGMYVSGKVQRDLPPTIVDWLKARM from the coding sequence ATGCTGCCGTTTTTAACTCAGATACGCCTTGAAGATGTGAGCCACGAGTACACCGAACTAACTAAAAAAGTCCTTCAAGGCATTGAAAATCTAAGTCGCTTGCGAGAGGAAGATATTGAAATCGGCGCTACGCCTAAAGAAGCGGTTTACAAAGAGGATAAAGTGATTCTATACCGCTTCAAGCCGATGGTCGAGCAGCCTTTGAGCATTCCCCTCCTAATTGTTTATGCTTTGGTTAACCGTCCCTATATGGTCGATCTGCAAGAGGATCGATCCCTGGTTGCCAATTTGCTCAAACTGGGTTTGGATGTCTATTTGATTGACTGGGGATACCCCAGCAGAGCCGATCGCTGGTTAACTCTCGACGATTACATTAATGGCTATATCAATAACTGTGTCGATTTCATCAGAGAAAAGCACGGTTTGGAGAAAATTAACCTTTTAGGGATTTGTCAAGGGGGAGCTTTCAGTCTATGCTACTCTTCCCTTTATCCCGAAAAGGTGAAAAATTTAATCGTCATGGTTGCGCCAGTAGATTTTAACATGCCCAACACCTTGCTCAACATGCGCGGAGGCTGCACCCTTGGGGCAGAAGCTTTGGATGTGGATCTGATGGTCAAGAGCCTGGGCAATATTCCTGGCGATTTTCTTAACCTTGAGTTTTTGATGCTCAAACCCCAGCAGTTAGGAATTCAAAAATACCTTGACTTTCCAGAAGTCATGACCAGCGAAGACAAGCTATTAAACTTTATGCGGATGGAAAAGTGGATCTTTGACAGCCCCGATCAGGCAGGGGAGGCATACCGACAGTTCATGAAGGATTTTTATCAGGAAAATAAACTCATTAAAGGGGAAGTGATGCTCGGCGATAAGCGAGTGGATCTAAAAAACGTGCGGATGCCAGTCTTGAACCTTTACGCCGAAAAGGATCATCTGGTAGATCCCGAATCTTCTAAAGCACTAGAAAAATACGTGGGAACAGACGATTATACGGTGCGCTCCTTCCCAGTCGGTCATATCGGCATGTATGTCAGCGGCAAGGTACAGCGAGATTTGCCGCCTACAATCGTCGATTGGTTAAAGGCACGGATGTGA
- a CDS encoding patatin-like phospholipase family protein, with translation MRENGEKRRVALACQGGGSHTAFTAGVLKRILKQAGEELEIVALSGTSGGAICALLTWYGLLLGSQQKAIELLDTFWRDNSATSCWDSYLNNSLVWASRLSSVFSLPEVSPYFYPNWGQQILKQLLKKHVRFDKIGELLDESSPVLIVGAVNVLDGRFKVFKNAEITLEAILASAAIPILFRAVRIGQAAFWDGLFTQNPPIRDLPDAKPDEIWVIQIEPPARKEEPKSVEDIRDRRTELSGNLSLEQEIHFIEKINQLLQSKLLIDSKYKPIEVKRIMMLRELDYSSKIDRSPSFIQSMMAYGETEAETFLKSYQ, from the coding sequence ATGCGAGAAAATGGTGAAAAGCGGCGGGTTGCGCTCGCCTGTCAAGGAGGTGGTAGCCATACGGCGTTTACTGCCGGAGTTTTGAAAAGAATCCTCAAACAAGCAGGAGAAGAGTTGGAAATTGTGGCTCTGAGCGGAACTTCAGGAGGCGCTATCTGCGCTCTCTTAACTTGGTATGGTCTGCTCTTGGGAAGTCAACAGAAAGCGATCGAACTGCTCGATACTTTTTGGCGCGATAATTCTGCTACGTCGTGTTGGGATAGTTATCTCAACAACAGCCTTGTTTGGGCTTCTCGCCTTAGTAGCGTTTTTTCACTGCCCGAAGTTAGCCCGTATTTTTACCCCAATTGGGGTCAGCAGATCCTCAAGCAACTGTTGAAAAAGCACGTTCGATTTGACAAAATCGGGGAACTGCTCGACGAGTCAAGTCCCGTGTTAATTGTGGGAGCGGTCAACGTCCTTGACGGTCGTTTTAAAGTTTTTAAGAATGCTGAAATTACTCTAGAGGCGATTCTCGCCTCAGCCGCGATTCCCATTTTATTTAGAGCCGTGCGAATCGGACAAGCGGCGTTTTGGGATGGGCTGTTTACGCAAAACCCCCCGATAAGAGACTTGCCAGATGCCAAACCCGACGAGATCTGGGTCATCCAAATCGAGCCGCCAGCTCGCAAGGAGGAGCCAAAGTCCGTAGAAGACATACGCGATCGGCGTACCGAACTCTCTGGTAATCTTTCCCTAGAACAGGAAATCCATTTTATAGAAAAGATCAATCAGTTGCTCCAAAGCAAGCTCCTTATAGATAGCAAGTACAAGCCTATTGAAGTCAAGCGAATTATGATGCTTCGCGAGCTTGATTATTCGTCCAAAATAGATCGCAGCCCTTCATTTATCCAGAGTATGATGGCTTATGGTGAAACAGAGGCTGAAACCTTCTTGAAGAGTTATCAATGA
- a CDS encoding class I SAM-dependent methyltransferase, with protein MLEEKRLSGVSCTLLFTLRARAEEHARADALFRDPRAVEWFQSLPWDAGLEDWYGCSHQIGISVRTKLLDDITARHIAARPNSLVVELGAGLSSRYYRVGVGKTQWIELDLPEVIDIRLMLDTQTSEHQFLAYSVLDWAWMDKIPGISPENILFIAEGLFYYFEESEIKQLVQRLREKFAGATLALDIGGKGYQQYNERKATRVGAPMKWFIEDERDVAALGLSLVRVQPLLDAYPERWGNIWRLGGWWLLFWLPSLRNFCLILETKLTPIGN; from the coding sequence ATGTTAGAGGAAAAGCGACTGAGTGGAGTTTCATGTACCCTGCTTTTTACCCTGCGGGCAAGAGCGGAGGAACATGCGCGTGCCGATGCCTTGTTTCGAGATCCCCGCGCGGTTGAATGGTTTCAATCTCTGCCTTGGGATGCTGGTTTAGAAGATTGGTATGGCTGTAGCCATCAAATCGGCATTAGCGTGCGGACAAAACTATTGGATGACATTACAGCACGGCACATTGCCGCTCGCCCTAATTCTCTAGTCGTAGAACTGGGAGCTGGTTTATCTTCTCGTTACTATCGCGTGGGAGTGGGAAAAACTCAGTGGATTGAGCTAGACTTGCCAGAAGTAATTGACATCCGCCTTATGCTTGACACCCAGACGAGCGAACATCAATTTTTGGCATATTCGGTACTGGATTGGGCTTGGATGGATAAAATTCCTGGCATTTCGCCTGAAAATATTCTATTTATTGCTGAGGGGTTGTTTTACTATTTTGAAGAGTCAGAAATTAAGCAATTAGTCCAACGACTTCGAGAAAAGTTTGCTGGTGCTACACTAGCTTTAGATATTGGCGGAAAGGGTTACCAACAGTACAACGAGAGAAAAGCCACCCGTGTGGGAGCGCCAATGAAATGGTTTATAGAAGACGAACGGGATGTGGCAGCGCTAGGACTATCTTTAGTGAGGGTGCAGCCCCTGTTAGATGCCTATCCAGAACGCTGGGGTAACATTTGGCGGCTAGGAGGGTGGTGGCTGCTATTTTGGCTACCGTCCTTACGGAATTTTTGCCTGATTCTGGAAACAAAGTTGACTCCTATTGGAAATTGA
- a CDS encoding GDSL-type esterase/lipase family protein, whose product MPNLSSPTMTSMLQRHRFPLRIIALGDSLIYGFGDPVGGGWVERLRRQWMHLDGSGHALYNLGIRGNGVAQVHQRLEQEFRQRGELKNRVPDMIILSVGVNDSPRVGRRDGRTLTDFGVFMAQLADLLDRAQQLCPVMFVGMTPVDESKMPFLDCLYYNRAEQYRYKEATRIACKLRRIPYLDIFDLWMERGESWIKSRLCPDGLHPNVKGYEALLEDIRAWEPFSKLFVRHS is encoded by the coding sequence ATGCCAAATCTTTCTTCTCCCACGATGACATCAATGCTTCAACGCCATCGCTTTCCGCTAAGGATTATTGCCCTTGGGGATAGCCTGATCTATGGCTTTGGCGATCCTGTCGGCGGCGGTTGGGTAGAACGTCTGCGAAGGCAGTGGATGCATCTCGATGGTTCCGGTCACGCTCTCTATAATTTGGGCATTCGCGGGAATGGTGTGGCTCAAGTGCATCAGCGACTCGAACAGGAGTTTCGCCAACGGGGCGAGCTGAAAAATCGAGTCCCAGATATGATTATTCTCTCGGTGGGAGTTAATGACTCGCCGAGAGTGGGTCGTCGAGACGGACGCACCTTAACCGATTTTGGAGTGTTTATGGCACAGCTAGCCGACCTGTTAGATCGAGCACAGCAGTTGTGCCCAGTCATGTTTGTGGGGATGACACCAGTCGATGAGAGCAAGATGCCCTTTCTTGACTGTTTGTATTACAATCGCGCCGAACAGTACCGCTATAAAGAAGCCACCAGAATTGCTTGCAAGCTGCGCCGAATCCCTTACTTAGACATTTTTGACCTGTGGATGGAACGCGGAGAAAGCTGGATAAAATCGCGCCTTTGCCCAGACGGACTTCATCCGAACGTTAAAGGCTACGAAGCTTTGCTAGAAGATATTCGGGCTTGGGAACCGTTTTCAAAGCTCTTTGTTCGCCATTCTTAG
- a CDS encoding CAAD domain-containing protein produces the protein MVEPFVPQEQLLKTEAPQVKLGTESAGTLAPRSYQEKSLLLGQQITNYIEQSQQYWNDLWQAYKKPVILLGWFVGAGIALKLTLAVMGAINDVPLLEPIFELVGLGYTVWFGSRYLIRSYQRSSTPIQLEPSER, from the coding sequence ATGGTTGAACCATTTGTGCCACAAGAACAACTGCTTAAAACCGAAGCTCCCCAAGTCAAGCTCGGTACCGAATCCGCAGGTACTTTAGCGCCGCGATCGTACCAAGAAAAGTCGCTGCTGTTGGGACAGCAAATCACCAATTATATAGAACAGTCGCAACAATATTGGAATGACTTATGGCAAGCTTACAAGAAACCTGTAATCCTGCTAGGTTGGTTTGTAGGAGCGGGGATCGCTCTCAAGCTAACCCTGGCTGTAATGGGTGCTATTAACGACGTTCCCTTACTAGAACCGATATTTGAACTTGTCGGTCTAGGCTATACGGTTTGGTTCGGTTCTCGCTATCTAATTCGCTCTTATCAGCGATCGTCAACTCCTATCCAGCTCGAACCATCGGAGCGCTAA
- a CDS encoding matrixin family metalloprotease — translation MSPNSPHPPHSPCLLAVGVAIAISILVILLEFRGVKAKEPNSFLPPLQVHPLPPTLAQWQVLSNAGDYFSEVKSTAAGYLVWSEFPIKVYLDRPENFQDSSASNRRFQQWANAVATAIREWNAYLPLIEVRQPELADIAIERSQPPLGVQIDRETGRITRFRARSAQTRCEFYIREGNPPILSHRMTILINPGLSDRSILSAARHELGHALGIWGHSRVETDIMYFSQVRTPPSISPRDINTLKKVYQQPTRLGWALRFKNSSP, via the coding sequence TTGTCTCCCAACTCCCCTCACCCTCCCCACTCCCCCTGTCTCTTAGCGGTAGGAGTTGCGATCGCGATTAGCATTCTCGTTATCCTCTTGGAATTTCGGGGCGTAAAAGCGAAAGAACCCAATTCTTTTCTACCTCCCTTACAGGTTCATCCCTTGCCGCCTACATTGGCACAGTGGCAAGTCCTCTCGAATGCAGGGGACTATTTTTCCGAGGTTAAGTCTACTGCTGCGGGTTATTTAGTTTGGTCTGAGTTTCCGATTAAAGTTTATCTAGATCGTCCTGAAAATTTCCAAGACTCCTCAGCTAGCAACCGCCGTTTCCAACAATGGGCAAATGCCGTTGCAACAGCGATCCGGGAATGGAATGCCTATCTACCTTTGATAGAAGTTAGGCAACCGGAACTGGCAGATATCGCGATCGAGCGATCGCAGCCACCTTTAGGAGTGCAAATAGACCGCGAAACGGGACGGATAACGAGATTTAGAGCGCGATCGGCGCAAACTCGCTGCGAATTTTATATCCGCGAAGGAAATCCGCCTATTTTATCCCATCGCATGACGATTCTCATTAATCCAGGGTTGAGCGATCGCTCGATCCTCTCAGCCGCGCGCCACGAACTCGGTCACGCTCTGGGAATCTGGGGGCACAGTCGGGTGGAAACCGATATTATGTATTTTTCTCAAGTTCGCACTCCGCCCTCAATTTCTCCTAGAGATATCAACACGCTCAAAAAAGTTTATCAGCAGCCAACGCGATTGGGTTGGGCATTACGATTCAAAAATTCGTCGCCGTAA
- the secG gene encoding preprotein translocase subunit SecG, whose amino-acid sequence MTIVQLVEIIWAVSALLLVVIVLLHSPKGDGLGGIGGQAQLFTSAKSAEKTLNQIAWTLTAIFMGTTIVLSAGWLNR is encoded by the coding sequence ATGACTATCGTTCAACTGGTTGAAATTATTTGGGCAGTATCTGCTTTGTTGCTCGTCGTTATCGTCTTACTCCACAGTCCTAAAGGAGACGGGTTAGGCGGAATCGGCGGACAAGCACAATTATTCACCAGCGCCAAAAGCGCAGAAAAAACCTTGAACCAGATCGCTTGGACGCTGACTGCTATATTTATGGGAACAACGATAGTCCTGAGTGCTGGTTGGTTGAATCGGTAG
- the gpmI gene encoding 2,3-bisphosphoglycerate-independent phosphoglycerate mutase, whose product MAQAPISPVVLVILDGWGYREETKANAIAMAKTPIMDSLWAAYPRTLIRTSGKDVGLPDGQMGNSEVGHLNLGAGRVVPQELVRISDAVENGSFFRNPALVKVCEEVRACGGKLHLIGLCSEGGVHSHLTHLLGLLDLAKLQSIANVCVHAITDGRDTNTTEGAIAIGKIQAHIDRIGIGRIATISGRYYAMDRDRRWDRTKKAYDLLVQDGTGDGRSATQVLQDFYAQGVTDEFIVPTRLAPGAVEAGDGVIFFNFRPDRARQLCYAFVSPGFNGFEREQIKPLSFVTFTQYDPTLPVSVAFEPQNLSNILGEVVSKHGLRQFRTAETEKYPHVTYFFNGGLEKPFEGEDRELVQSPMVPTYDKAPAMAAEAVTDVACAAIEKGIYSLAVMNYANPDMVGHTGNLEAAIEAIETVDRCLGRLLASISKMGGTVLITADHGNAEYMSDEAGNPWTAHTTNPVPLILIEGEGRKIPGHGTKVELRDDGRLCDIAPTILEILQIPQPEEMTGRSLIKPIEFEVKPSRTPIRVSL is encoded by the coding sequence ATGGCACAAGCACCTATATCTCCGGTGGTGCTAGTTATTTTAGATGGCTGGGGTTATCGGGAAGAAACAAAAGCCAACGCGATCGCAATGGCAAAAACCCCCATTATGGATAGCCTATGGGCAGCCTACCCTAGAACCTTAATTCGCACTTCCGGCAAAGACGTAGGACTTCCAGACGGTCAAATGGGTAACTCTGAGGTAGGACACCTCAACCTGGGTGCTGGACGAGTAGTGCCGCAGGAGTTGGTTCGTATTTCTGATGCGGTAGAAAACGGTTCTTTTTTTCGCAACCCTGCCTTAGTAAAAGTTTGCGAGGAGGTTCGCGCCTGTGGCGGCAAACTCCATCTGATCGGTTTGTGTTCCGAAGGCGGCGTCCACTCACATTTAACGCATTTATTAGGGTTACTGGATCTAGCCAAGCTACAATCTATTGCCAATGTCTGCGTTCACGCCATCACCGATGGTCGAGATACGAATACGACTGAAGGCGCGATCGCAATTGGTAAAATCCAGGCACACATCGATAGAATTGGGATAGGGCGCATCGCCACGATTAGCGGTCGCTATTATGCAATGGATCGCGATCGCCGCTGGGATCGCACCAAAAAAGCCTACGATCTGCTCGTGCAAGATGGGACAGGAGACGGGCGTTCGGCGACTCAAGTCTTGCAAGATTTCTACGCCCAAGGCGTTACCGATGAGTTTATCGTACCAACTCGGCTCGCACCTGGTGCCGTAGAAGCCGGAGATGGAGTGATTTTCTTTAATTTCCGCCCAGATCGAGCCAGACAGTTATGTTACGCTTTCGTAAGCCCTGGTTTTAACGGCTTTGAGAGAGAACAGATTAAGCCGCTGAGTTTTGTTACCTTTACTCAATACGACCCTACTTTACCCGTCAGCGTTGCCTTTGAACCGCAAAATCTGAGCAACATTTTGGGGGAAGTGGTATCTAAACATGGGTTACGTCAGTTTCGCACGGCGGAAACGGAAAAATATCCCCACGTAACCTACTTCTTCAATGGTGGATTGGAAAAACCGTTTGAAGGGGAAGATCGAGAATTGGTTCAAAGTCCAATGGTGCCGACTTACGATAAAGCTCCTGCCATGGCGGCAGAAGCGGTTACCGATGTCGCTTGTGCCGCCATTGAAAAAGGGATTTACTCCCTCGCGGTCATGAATTACGCCAATCCCGATATGGTCGGTCATACGGGCAACCTAGAAGCGGCGATCGAAGCTATTGAAACCGTCGATCGCTGTTTGGGACGCTTACTCGCGAGCATTAGTAAAATGGGCGGAACCGTTTTGATTACCGCCGATCACGGCAATGCAGAATATATGAGCGATGAAGCAGGAAATCCTTGGACGGCTCATACAACCAATCCCGTACCCTTGATTCTTATAGAAGGAGAAGGACGCAAAATTCCCGGACACGGTACCAAAGTAGAACTTCGCGATGACGGACGGTTGTGCGATATTGCCCCAACGATCCTCGAAATTTTACAAATCCCTCAGCCAGAGGAAATGACCGGGCGATCGCTGATTAAACCGATAGAGTTTGAAGTCAAACCCAGTCGGACACCGATCCGGGTTTCCCTATAA